Proteins from one Cryptomeria japonica chromosome 4, Sugi_1.0, whole genome shotgun sequence genomic window:
- the LOC131874842 gene encoding uncharacterized protein LOC131874842 — protein sequence MAKAFFDKYVSGWNPCSTTDRMNAMHYTALDDPCLADTKKIFSIDPALDYDTLLNTLQRHTQCTEHTCLKKKGPTLECHYKALWVLQEMSTLTVDNDNNPCYKPARNDDRLNIHNPWMLSLWRANIDCQPVTSKKAILQYISKYASKSENKSQSYIEMLKTIVNTTKFEDSILLTYQKFMMVVVANRDISAQETCHMLHKLPLVSCSQQFVCLNVGRKILHRVIKLNNGTDLSTTYIHAYMQCPFELSATNEDTDEFEVFCWSELLLYKPFPDIPTEIGTSKEQIITNWKNFKKTNYNHLHSQQIIDDCSPPNEDVNDNNGSQNEDDTNLYEWELLSRMGATNNFAQNDLQMLGRRDYDINYLWGATVMEDQLDCTSLQFIVATKLQFQHASMETSTQDTQKIQLSPKQKVALYIVLQHHNKQSATAPLRMIIQGTAGIGKSFLIDCIRKQLNISIAVKQNPLLVLAPTGVAAFNIQATTIHAGLCIPIREMHPLTGQSLMTLQEQLKHIKYILIDEMSFLGPKLLLKIDSRLHQAFSDSQHESFGGVSIILVGDLAQLPPIMDKPIYASHSTALSLWHSFTTVVTLDTIFRQQGASIRHQLFRTVLHNIRNAQALQHDWQFLMCQTNATLTIQQKKDFNSSIHLFATNESARLHNRKILKELNLLVALSLAKVGKQTNTEYDNNEQLPLEVLLSINQQMMLIANLWIEVGLVNGAIGLIKTIVYENNTKPPDLPKYVVVQFKDYNGPPWDIAHPKDIPILPITQGRRMQVPLTMS from the exons ATGGCAAAAGCTTTCTTCGACAAATATGTTTCTGGTTGGAATCCTTGCAGCACAACAGACCGCATGAATGCAATGCACTACACTGCATTGGATGATCCATGTCTAGCTGATACAAAAAAAATATTCTCCATAGACCCTGCATTGGATTATGACACATTACTTAATACTTTACAGAGGCACACACAATGCACAGAACATACATGCCTCAAGAAAAAAGGTCCCACACTTGAATGTCATTACAAAGCTCTATGGGTTCTACAAGAGATGTCTACGTTGACAGTTGACAATGACAACAACCCATGCTATAAACCTGCAAGGAATGATGATCGTTTGAATATTCATAATCCTTGGATGCTTTCACTATGGAGAGCTAATATTGATTGTCAACCAGTCACTTCAAAAAAAGCTATCCTCCAATACATTTCAAAGTATGCTTCCAAATCAGAAAACAAATCGCAATCCTATATTGAAATGCTGAAAACAATAGTGAATACAACTAAATTTGAAGATAGCATCTTACTAACATATCAAAAATTTATGATGGTTGTAGTAGCAAACCGTGATATCAGTGCAcaagaaacttgccatatgttACATAAATTGCCTCTTGTAAGTTGTAGCCAACAGTTTGTCTGTTTAAATGTTGGCAGAAAAATACTGCACCGTGTTATAAAATTGAATAATGGAACTGACCTTTCCACAACTTATATCCATGCTTATATGCAGTGCCCTTTTGAATTAAGTGCAACAA ATGAAGATACCGATGAGTTTGAGGTTTTCTGTTGGTCTGAACTGCTATTGTACAAACCGTTTCCTGACATCCCAACTGAGATAGGAACTtcaaaagaacaaattataacaaattGGAAAAACTTTAAAAAGACTAATTACAACCATCTTCACAGCCAACAAATTATAGATGATTGCAGCCCTCCAAATGAAGATGTCAATGACAATAATGGTTCTCAAAATGAAGATGATACAAATCTATACGAGTGGGAATTACTGTCACGAATGGGAGCTACAAATAACTTTGCCCAAAATGATCTACAAATGCTAGGCCGTCGTGATTACGATATTAACTACTTGTGGGGTGCAACTGTTATGGAGGATCAATTAGATTGTACTTCTCTTCAATTCATAGTTGCAACCAAGCTACAATTCCAACACGCTAGCATGGAAACCTCAACTCAAGACACACAAAAAATTCAGTTGTCACCTAAACAAAAAGTTGCGCTTTACATTGTTCTACAACATCATAATAAACAATCTGCAACAGCCCCTCTACGAATGATTATTCAAGGCACTGCAGGCATTGGTAAATCATTTTTAATAGACTGCATTAGGAAACAATTGAACATATCTATAGCTGTGAAGCAAAACCCATTGCTTGTTTTGGCACCAACAGGTGTTGCTGCTTTTAATATACAAGCGACAACAATCCATGCAGGGTTATGCATACCTATAAGAGAAATGCATCCTTTGACAGGGCAGTCATTAATGACATTACAAGAACAGTTGAAACATATTAAATATATCCtgatagatgaaatgagctttttAGGCCCAAAATTACTACTAAAGATAGATAGTCGTTTGCACCAAGCATTCTCTGATAGTCAACATGAAAGCTTTGGCGGGGTGTCCATAATTCTTGTAGGTGATCTTGCTCAGCTCCCCCCTATAATGGATAAACCTATATATGCATCTCACTCTACAGCCCTCAGTTTATGGCACTCTTTTACTACTGTCGTAACATTGGACACTATTTTCCGGCAACAAGGTGCATCTATAAGACATCAGCTATTCAGAACAGTCCTTCACAACATAAGAAATGCTCAAGCATTGCAACATGATTGGCAGTTTCTGATGTGCCAGACAAATGCAACATTAACTATTCAACAAAAAAAGGATTTCAACTCATCAATccatttatttgcaacaaatgaatCTGCACGGTTGCATAACAGGAAAATACTCAAAGAATTAAATTTGCTTGTCGCTCTAAGTTTAGCTAAAGTTGGTAAGCAAACAAATACTGAATATGACAACAATGAACAACTTCCATTAGAAGTATTGCTTTCTATAAATCAGCAAATGATGTTAATAGCTAACTTATGGATTGAAGTTGGCCTTGTCAATGGAGCTATTGGTCTCATCAAAACAATTGTATATGAAAATAATACAAAACCACCAGACTTGCCAAAATATGTGGTCGTGCAATTCAAGGATTATAATGGACCTCCATGGGATATAGCACATCCAAAAGACATACCCATTTTGCCAATAACACAAGGTAGGCGTATGCAAGTACCTTTGACAATGTCCTAG